A genomic segment from Tolypothrix sp. NIES-4075 encodes:
- a CDS encoding two-component system response regulator translates to MNYKRLDPHKKDILIIDDTADNLRVLSSLLTKHGYNVRKALNWQMALTACETVLPDLILLDIMMPEVDGYKVCQRLKASDSTADIPVIFISALDDVFDKVKAFGAGGVDYITKPFEFEEVLVRVKNQLALKTARLEILKLNTELEQRVKQRTGELEKALQKLQGEVTFRQQLQNKLLNTALHDSLTGLPNRVLFIRRLEKALNRAQLETDFQFAVLFLDCDRFKLVNDSLGHLVGDELLIAIANRLEQSLLPVDTLARLGGDEFGILLENLTDITQAIQVAEHILQQFSLAFKLSRYEVFVNASIGISWGNSDCDKPEYLLRDADTAMYRAKALGKARYHVFNPEMHHKATQLLELENDLRRALERQEFIVYYQPIISLVTGKISGLEALVRWQHPTRGLISPTEFIPVAEETGLIHAINIWVLRSACEQLTIWQNHNSTLKSLTISVNLSVRLFSDPKLLAQIDHIIQETKINPACLEIEITESVIMENCQALKKKLQQLKERKIKLVMDDFGTGYSSLSYLYNFPFNVLKIDQSFVKRMQENEESMGLVPAMLGIANSMGMSAIAEGVETTFQLVQLRNLKCNFAQGYLFSRPLHPELVLDFIEAAPQW, encoded by the coding sequence ATGAATTACAAGCGGTTAGATCCTCATAAAAAAGATATTTTGATTATTGACGATACAGCAGATAATTTGCGAGTTTTATCCTCACTGCTGACAAAGCATGGGTATAACGTTCGTAAAGCTTTGAACTGGCAAATGGCTCTAACTGCTTGTGAAACAGTATTACCCGATTTAATTTTGCTTGACATTATGATGCCAGAAGTAGATGGCTATAAGGTTTGTCAGCGTTTAAAAGCGAGTGATTCAACTGCTGATATTCCGGTGATTTTTATTAGTGCTTTGGATGACGTTTTTGACAAAGTAAAAGCTTTTGGGGCAGGAGGTGTAGACTATATTACCAAACCTTTTGAGTTTGAAGAAGTTTTAGTACGTGTCAAAAATCAACTAGCGTTGAAAACAGCGCGACTAGAAATATTGAAATTAAACACCGAACTAGAACAAAGAGTAAAACAACGCACTGGTGAATTAGAAAAGGCTCTACAAAAACTTCAGGGAGAAGTTACTTTTCGGCAGCAACTGCAAAATAAACTGCTGAATACAGCACTGCATGATTCACTGACTGGATTGCCGAATCGAGTTTTGTTTATTAGACGACTAGAAAAAGCTTTGAATCGCGCTCAACTAGAAACTGATTTTCAATTTGCCGTGTTGTTTTTAGATTGCGATCGCTTTAAACTTGTCAATGATTCTCTTGGTCATCTAGTGGGAGATGAATTGCTCATAGCGATTGCCAATCGCCTAGAACAATCTTTATTGCCTGTTGATACTTTAGCACGATTAGGCGGAGATGAATTTGGAATTCTTCTCGAAAATTTAACAGACATCACCCAAGCGATTCAAGTTGCCGAACATATTCTGCAACAGTTCTCACTAGCGTTTAAATTGTCTCGATATGAGGTATTTGTAAATGCGAGCATTGGCATTAGTTGGGGCAATAGTGATTGCGACAAGCCAGAGTATTTGCTGCGAGATGCTGATACAGCAATGTATCGAGCTAAAGCTTTAGGAAAAGCTAGATATCACGTTTTCAACCCGGAAATGCATCATAAAGCCACCCAGCTTTTAGAGTTAGAAAACGATTTGCGTAGAGCTTTAGAACGGCAAGAATTTATCGTTTACTACCAGCCAATTATTTCTTTAGTTACAGGCAAAATCTCTGGATTGGAAGCGCTTGTGCGTTGGCAACATCCTACTCGCGGTTTGATTTCTCCTACAGAGTTTATTCCGGTTGCGGAAGAAACAGGTTTGATTCATGCTATCAATATTTGGGTATTGCGATCGGCTTGCGAGCAGCTAACTATTTGGCAAAATCACAACTCGACACTAAAATCTCTAACTATCAGCGTGAATTTGAGTGTGCGCTTGTTTTCAGACCCGAAATTATTAGCACAAATTGACCACATTATTCAAGAAACTAAAATAAATCCTGCTTGTCTGGAAATAGAAATTACAGAAAGCGTAATTATGGAAAACTGTCAAGCATTGAAAAAAAAATTACAACAATTAAAAGAGCGAAAAATTAAGTTAGTTATGGATGACTTTGGTACGGGTTATTCATCGTTAAGTTATTTGTATAACTTTCCTTTTAATGTTTTAAAGATTGACCAATCCTTTGTCAAACGTATGCAGGAAAACGAAGAAAGCATGGGGTTAGTGCCAGCGATGCTCGGTATTGCCAACTCAATGGGGATGAGTGCGATCGCTGAAGGTGTAGAAACAACTTTTCAGTTAGTACAACTGAGAAATTTAAAATGTAATTTCGCTCAAGGATATCTATTTTCTCGACCTCTTCACCCAGAATTAGTTTTAGACTTTATCGAAGCCGCACCTCAATGGTAA
- the lepB gene encoding signal peptidase I — protein sequence MHNKVSDNNSNQQPDNSWIAELGRTVVLSIILALGIRTFVAEARWIPSGSMEPTLHGSENQWEADKIIVDKLKYKFSDPHRGDIVVFSPTEELQKEQYQDAFIKRVIGLPGEKVELRDGKVYINNKPLLETNYLNKNLRTEKEVCTSGPQPPFLSKPVTIPPNSYLVLGDNRTQSYDGRCWGVVPRENIIGRAVLRFWPINHIGAIDNKTPLYPN from the coding sequence ATGCATAATAAAGTGTCTGATAACAACTCTAACCAACAACCTGATAATTCCTGGATCGCAGAACTAGGTAGAACAGTTGTATTAAGTATAATTCTTGCTTTGGGAATTCGCACCTTTGTGGCGGAAGCTCGCTGGATTCCCTCTGGTTCAATGGAACCTACCCTGCACGGTTCGGAAAATCAGTGGGAGGCAGACAAAATCATTGTTGATAAGTTGAAGTATAAATTTTCTGACCCACACCGAGGAGATATTGTAGTATTTTCGCCTACAGAAGAGTTGCAAAAAGAACAATATCAAGATGCTTTTATTAAACGTGTAATTGGTTTACCGGGAGAAAAAGTAGAACTGAGGGATGGCAAAGTATACATCAATAACAAACCGCTTCTGGAAACCAATTACCTCAATAAAAACTTACGTACAGAAAAAGAAGTTTGCACCTCAGGACCGCAGCCACCTTTTTTATCCAAACCCGTCACTATACCACCTAACTCATATCTAGTGTTAGGAGACAACCGCACCCAGAGTTATGATGGTCGCTGTTGGGGTGTTGTCCCTCGCGAAAACATTATTGGTCGTGCTGTACTTCGTTTTTGGCCCATAAATCATATTGGTGCGATCGATAATAAGACACCACTGTATCCGAATTAA
- a CDS encoding dihydroorotase: MSSPKSLLIRRARIILPNGELIVGDVLTRDRQIIKVAPEISTAAPTTEIDANGLTLLPGVIDPQVHFREPGLEHKEDLFTASCACAKGGVTSFLEMPNTRPLTITQQALDDKLQRAESKCLVNYGFFIGATPENLPDLLNAKPTPGIKIFMGSMHGHLLVDADAALEAIFAKGDRLIAVHAEDQARINQRRQEFAGIHDVAVHSQIQDNQAALLATKLALKLSKKYQRRLHILHMSTAEEADLLRHYKPSWVTAEVTPQHLLLNTSAYEKIGTLAQMNPPLRSPHDNEVLWQALRDGVIDFIATDHAPHTLEEKALEYPNSPSGMPGVETSLALMLTAAMQGQCSVAQVVNWMSTAVASSYGIPNKGAIAPGYDADLVLVDLQTYHQVKREELLTKCGWSPFEGWNLTGWAHTTIVGGEIVYHKGKLNTDVRGQAINFL, translated from the coding sequence ATGTCATCTCCAAAAAGTTTACTGATTCGCCGCGCTCGCATTATTCTACCTAATGGTGAGTTAATAGTAGGGGATGTCCTGACCCGCGATCGCCAAATTATAAAAGTCGCTCCAGAAATCTCCACGGCAGCACCAACAACAGAAATTGACGCAAATGGGTTAACTTTGTTGCCTGGGGTAATTGACCCGCAAGTACACTTCCGGGAACCAGGACTAGAACACAAAGAAGACTTGTTCACTGCCAGTTGTGCTTGTGCCAAAGGGGGAGTTACCTCCTTTTTGGAAATGCCGAATACTCGTCCCCTGACGATTACCCAGCAAGCTTTAGACGACAAGTTGCAACGTGCCGAAAGCAAGTGCCTGGTTAATTATGGCTTTTTTATTGGCGCAACTCCAGAGAATCTCCCAGATTTGTTGAATGCCAAGCCGACACCAGGAATTAAAATTTTTATGGGGTCAATGCACGGTCACTTGCTGGTGGATGCAGATGCGGCTTTAGAAGCTATATTTGCTAAAGGCGATCGCTTAATAGCCGTTCACGCTGAAGATCAAGCTAGAATCAATCAACGTCGCCAGGAATTTGCCGGAATTCACGATGTAGCTGTTCACTCGCAAATCCAAGATAATCAAGCGGCACTTTTGGCAACTAAGCTGGCGTTAAAACTTTCTAAAAAATACCAACGTCGGCTGCATATTCTGCATATGTCAACGGCAGAAGAAGCCGACTTGCTGCGCCATTATAAACCGAGTTGGGTAACAGCAGAGGTAACACCACAACATTTATTGTTAAACACCAGCGCTTATGAGAAAATTGGCACTTTGGCGCAGATGAATCCACCTTTGCGATCGCCTCACGATAACGAAGTTCTTTGGCAAGCTTTGCGCGATGGCGTGATTGATTTCATCGCTACAGATCATGCACCTCACACTTTAGAGGAGAAGGCTCTAGAATATCCCAACAGCCCTTCTGGAATGCCTGGGGTAGAAACTTCTTTAGCTTTAATGTTAACTGCTGCCATGCAGGGGCAATGTAGTGTTGCCCAAGTTGTGAATTGGATGTCAACCGCTGTGGCTTCATCGTATGGTATTCCTAATAAAGGAGCGATCGCACCTGGTTATGATGCTGATTTAGTTTTGGTAGATTTGCAAACCTACCACCAAGTCAAGCGCGAAGAATTGTTAACTAAATGTGGTTGGAGTCCCTTTGAAGGCTGGAATCTCACCGGATGGGCACATACAACTATTGTCGGTGGTGAAATTGTTTATCACAAAGGCAAGTTGAATACCGATGTGCGGGGTCAAGCAATAAATTTTTTGTAA
- the tsaE gene encoding tRNA (adenosine(37)-N6)-threonylcarbamoyltransferase complex ATPase subunit type 1 TsaE, which yields MKIVLASAEATRELGFTFGRSLTAGSVILLKGDLGAGKTTLVQGIGAGLGITSPIVSPTFTLINEYDEGRLPLYHLDLYRLESEEVATLNLETYWEGIEVTPGIVAIEWAERMPYQPDSYLKVCLTSGDEGIVRAEITAFNCLINEAIARLV from the coding sequence ATGAAAATTGTTCTTGCAAGTGCAGAAGCTACGCGCGAGCTTGGCTTCACTTTTGGTCGATCGCTAACTGCTGGTAGTGTAATTTTACTCAAAGGTGATTTAGGTGCTGGCAAAACTACGTTAGTGCAAGGTATTGGCGCAGGTTTGGGTATCACTTCCCCAATTGTTAGTCCCACTTTCACTCTGATTAATGAGTATGATGAAGGGCGTCTCCCCCTATACCACCTCGATTTATATCGCTTAGAATCAGAAGAAGTCGCAACTTTGAATTTAGAAACCTACTGGGAAGGTATTGAAGTTACGCCAGGAATTGTGGCTATCGAATGGGCGGAGCGAATGCCCTACCAGCCAGATAGTTATCTTAAAGTGTGTTTGACCTCTGGAGATGAAGGTATAGTAAGAGCGGAAATTACGGCGTTTAATTGCTTGATTAATGAGGCGATCGCACGGCTAGTATAA
- a CDS encoding gluconeogenesis factor YvcK family protein, producing the protein MSIGFLRQALNTLQAQSRRRTSHRVNQWFKWLSPGISVKRWLLISVAGVVLASLGLAIWIKLTPIFWVLEFLRGILGAIADILPNYISGPLVILFGLLLLLWGQTRTVGSITKVLRPQGQSEEELIDVLLAHRRLYRGPKIVVIGGGTGLSTLLRGLKTYSANITAIVTVADDGGSSGRLRQEFGVLPPGDIRNCLAALADEEKLLTELFQYRFKAGDGLTGHSFGNLFLTAMSDITGDLERAVAASSKVLAVRGQVLPATLSDVRLWAELADGRRIEGESSIPEAGGSIVKIGCIPANPPALPAAIKAINEADYIIIGPGSLYTSLIPNLLVPQIADAIAASLAPRIYVCNIMTQPGETQGYTVSDHIRAIDAACGRQLFDAVLVHKKSPSPHSLIRYAQQNSHPVFLDREAVSALGRRIVLANILFEDDIGCVRHNPQKLARVLLRWYSGAHLGMGR; encoded by the coding sequence ATGTCAATTGGTTTTCTCAGACAAGCTTTAAACACGTTGCAAGCGCAGTCGCGTCGTCGCACTTCCCATAGGGTTAATCAGTGGTTCAAATGGTTATCCCCAGGTATATCAGTGAAACGCTGGTTGCTGATCTCGGTTGCGGGTGTAGTGCTAGCAAGTCTGGGATTGGCTATTTGGATTAAGCTGACACCAATTTTTTGGGTGCTTGAGTTTCTCCGGGGTATTTTGGGAGCGATCGCCGACATCTTACCCAATTATATTAGTGGACCTTTAGTTATATTATTTGGCTTGCTGTTGCTTCTCTGGGGACAAACCCGCACCGTAGGTTCAATTACTAAGGTTCTCAGACCACAAGGACAAAGCGAAGAAGAATTAATTGATGTACTATTGGCGCATCGTCGATTGTACCGGGGACCGAAAATTGTTGTGATTGGCGGTGGTACGGGACTTTCCACATTGCTCAGAGGACTAAAAACCTACAGTGCCAATATTACCGCGATTGTCACTGTCGCTGATGATGGTGGTTCTTCTGGACGGTTGCGGCAGGAATTTGGCGTGTTACCACCAGGAGATATTCGTAACTGTTTAGCAGCACTAGCAGACGAAGAAAAGCTGTTAACAGAACTGTTTCAATACCGCTTCAAAGCCGGAGATGGCTTGACGGGTCACAGTTTTGGTAACTTGTTTTTGACGGCGATGAGTGATATAACCGGAGATTTAGAACGAGCCGTTGCTGCTAGTTCCAAAGTGCTAGCGGTGCGAGGACAAGTGTTACCCGCGACTTTGAGCGATGTTCGCCTTTGGGCTGAGTTAGCCGATGGTCGCCGAATTGAGGGCGAGTCGAGCATTCCCGAAGCTGGGGGTAGTATTGTGAAAATTGGCTGCATTCCTGCTAATCCGCCAGCTTTGCCAGCAGCTATCAAGGCAATTAATGAAGCAGATTATATCATAATTGGTCCGGGTAGCCTATATACTAGTTTGATTCCTAATTTGTTAGTTCCACAAATTGCCGATGCGATCGCCGCATCCCTTGCCCCCCGTATTTATGTCTGCAATATCATGACTCAACCGGGTGAAACTCAAGGATACACTGTTTCTGACCACATTAGAGCCATTGATGCCGCTTGCGGACGACAGCTTTTTGATGCTGTATTAGTACACAAAAAATCCCCTAGCCCTCATTCACTAATCCGCTACGCTCAACAAAACTCTCATCCCGTCTTCCTTGATCGCGAAGCTGTATCCGCTTTAGGTCGAAGAATTGTCTTAGCAAATATTTTATTTGAAGATGATATCGGCTGCGTCCGTCACAATCCCCAAAAATTAGCGCGAGTTTTATTGCGGTGGTACAGTGGTGCCCATTTGGGGATGGGGAGATGA
- the ruvC gene encoding crossover junction endodeoxyribonuclease RuvC encodes MEKRILGLDPGLAILGFGAITCKQSQAKVQSTTVNMLDFGVISTPSDAEMGQRLSTLFDDLHTLMEELKPDLVAIEKLFFYRMSSTILVAQARGVMMLVLGQRRLPYVEFTPAQIKLALTGYGNAEKSEVQDAVARELDLDYIPKPDDASDALAVALTAWYQI; translated from the coding sequence ATGGAAAAACGAATTTTAGGATTAGATCCAGGACTGGCAATTTTAGGATTTGGTGCCATAACCTGCAAACAAAGTCAAGCCAAGGTACAAAGCACAACGGTAAATATGCTGGATTTTGGGGTAATCAGTACACCGTCAGATGCGGAAATGGGACAGCGACTGTCTACCTTGTTCGACGATTTGCACACCCTGATGGAGGAATTGAAACCCGATTTGGTAGCGATCGAGAAATTGTTCTTCTATCGTATGTCAAGTACTATCTTAGTTGCACAGGCGCGGGGTGTGATGATGTTGGTGTTAGGGCAGCGTCGCTTACCGTATGTGGAATTTACGCCTGCCCAAATTAAACTAGCGTTAACGGGGTATGGCAATGCCGAGAAGTCGGAAGTCCAAGACGCGGTAGCGCGAGAGTTAGATTTAGATTATATTCCTAAACCGGATGATGCTTCAGATGCCTTGGCGGTAGCGTTGACAGCATGGTATCAGATTTAA
- a CDS encoding DUF433 domain-containing protein yields MTLQELEHQILALLPTEKAAIIQSLTQTINIGAKGISKTSGVCGGEACIAGTRIAVWLLVEARRLGITEAQLLQDYPHISAADLVNAWVYADAYSEEIEAAIRANEVA; encoded by the coding sequence ATGACTCTCCAAGAACTAGAACATCAAATCCTTGCTCTACTCCCAACGGAAAAAGCCGCAATTATCCAAAGTCTAACTCAAACCATTAATATTGGAGCTAAAGGTATCAGTAAAACATCTGGTGTTTGCGGTGGAGAAGCTTGCATTGCTGGAACCCGTATTGCTGTTTGGCTATTAGTTGAAGCGCGTCGTCTTGGCATTACTGAAGCCCAACTTTTGCAAGATTATCCTCATATTAGCGCAGCCGATTTAGTTAACGCTTGGGTATATGCAGATGCTTATTCTGAAGAAATTGAAGCTGCTATCCGCGCTAATGAGGTTGCTTAA
- a CDS encoding PEP-CTERM sorting domain-containing protein: MSIASILTKLPLCMIGAVAMVATITPASHATTIAIGASRDTTIYQNNNNSNGTGVGMFVGNNGMNSTRRALTYFDIAGNLPTGASITDVQLTLFLGQVAGSGGTPGRGDQTPRNISLSRVTNSWGEGTSGPVPPSATIGGTGEGFSANVGDATWNARFYDPVNPVLWGTPGGDFAATPSATITVSQNINAGYTWGSTAALVADVQGWLDNPSGNFGWLLRSESENTPQSFRAFWTSNATDPTLRPQLKITYAEPVPEPGTILGSLTALSIGAAVKQKFKKQQA; encoded by the coding sequence ATGTCTATTGCAAGCATCTTGACAAAGCTACCATTATGTATGATTGGAGCAGTGGCAATGGTTGCTACAATTACTCCTGCAAGTCATGCTACCACGATCGCTATTGGGGCTAGCCGAGATACGACGATCTATCAAAACAACAATAACAGCAATGGAACTGGAGTAGGAATGTTCGTAGGTAACAACGGCATGAACTCGACGCGGCGGGCATTAACCTACTTCGACATTGCTGGCAACCTACCAACTGGGGCAAGCATTACCGATGTGCAACTTACCCTGTTTCTCGGTCAGGTCGCGGGTTCCGGAGGGACTCCTGGAAGGGGTGACCAAACGCCGAGGAATATCTCGCTCTCCCGGGTCACCAACTCTTGGGGAGAGGGAACAAGCGGACCGGTTCCTCCCTCGGCTACCATTGGGGGCACTGGTGAGGGGTTTTCAGCGAATGTAGGGGACGCAACTTGGAACGCTCGCTTTTACGATCCTGTCAATCCGGTTCTGTGGGGAACACCGGGGGGCGATTTTGCTGCCACTCCCAGCGCGACTATTACGGTCAGCCAAAACATTAACGCGGGCTACACTTGGGGTTCGACGGCTGCACTGGTCGCTGACGTGCAGGGATGGCTGGATAACCCGTCCGGAAATTTCGGCTGGCTGCTGCGGAGCGAGTCCGAAAATACGCCCCAAAGCTTCCGTGCCTTCTGGACTAGCAACGCAACTGACCCGACATTGCGACCCCAACTAAAAATCACCTATGCGGAGCCTGTTCCTGAACCTGGAACTATTCTAGGCTCATTAACAGCTCTTAGCATAGGTGCTGCTGTCAAGCAGAAATTTAAGAAGCAGCAAGCGTAG
- a CDS encoding glycoside hydrolase family 19 protein, whose translation MARKQGNPPTTHTVEAGDTLFDIAQAYYGDGNQWQKISAANGNIQPQNLQIGQQLQILAVDTPAPQQGNVVVYDDSQYRGASQALGIGKYDWGQIKNDTISSLKVPAGMKVTLYSDTHFGGKSKTFTADTPYVGDDFNDQTSSIIIESGSPPSPTGGGFTGIVSRQTFEALFPNRNGFYSYDGLVAATQKYPSFCNEGSDEQRKREAAAFLANIAHESGDLQYIEELNTANWPLYCDPANNTYRCVQGKTYHGRGPIQLSWNYNYGACGQALGIDLLNNPDLVARDSSISFMTALWFWMTPQPPKPSCHNAISTSGFGMTINIINGGIECGKGQVTPQAQSRIQRYEHYTQQLGVTPGGNLSC comes from the coding sequence ATGGCTAGAAAACAGGGAAATCCTCCAACAACCCATACCGTAGAAGCTGGAGACACATTATTTGATATAGCTCAAGCATACTATGGTGATGGCAATCAGTGGCAAAAAATCTCTGCTGCTAACGGTAATATTCAGCCTCAAAATTTACAAATTGGTCAACAACTTCAAATTCTCGCAGTTGATACTCCTGCCCCACAGCAGGGCAACGTAGTTGTCTATGATGACTCCCAATATCGCGGAGCTAGCCAAGCTCTAGGTATAGGAAAATATGACTGGGGGCAGATTAAAAACGATACTATTAGTTCGTTGAAAGTTCCTGCGGGAATGAAGGTAACACTTTACAGCGATACTCACTTTGGTGGCAAAAGCAAGACGTTTACGGCTGATACGCCTTATGTGGGTGACGACTTCAACGATCAGACTTCCTCAATCATCATCGAATCTGGGAGTCCCCCTTCTCCTACTGGCGGTGGGTTTACGGGTATTGTGTCGCGCCAAACCTTCGAGGCTTTGTTCCCAAACCGTAACGGTTTTTACTCCTACGACGGTCTGGTGGCAGCCACGCAGAAATATCCCAGCTTCTGCAATGAAGGATCGGATGAACAACGTAAACGTGAGGCGGCTGCATTCCTGGCAAATATTGCCCACGAGTCGGGGGATTTACAATACATAGAAGAACTGAACACAGCAAATTGGCCTCTTTACTGCGATCCAGCCAATAATACCTATCGATGTGTTCAGGGTAAAACATATCACGGTCGCGGACCGATCCAGTTGTCGTGGAACTACAACTATGGCGCGTGCGGGCAAGCTCTGGGCATTGATCTGCTCAACAACCCTGACTTGGTTGCCAGGGATAGTTCTATCTCCTTCATGACCGCCCTCTGGTTCTGGATGACACCTCAACCCCCCAAGCCATCGTGCCACAATGCCATCAGCACCTCTGGCTTCGGCATGACCATCAACATCATCAATGGCGGCATCGAATGTGGCAAGGGGCAGGTAACGCCACAGGCTCAGAGTAGAATCCAACGCTACGAGCACTATACCCAGCAGTTAGGTGTTACCCCAGGCGGGAACCTCTCGTGCTAG